A single Harpia harpyja isolate bHarHar1 chromosome 6, bHarHar1 primary haplotype, whole genome shotgun sequence DNA region contains:
- the BAIAP2L2 gene encoding brain-specific angiogenesis inhibitor 1-associated protein 2-like protein 2 isoform X1, with product MDLSYRSTISIYKSILEQFNPALENLVYLGNNYLRAFHALSKAAEVYFKAIEKIGEQALQSSTSHVLGEILLQMSNTQRLLSSDLEVVAQTFHVDLLQHMEKNTKMDVQFISESQKQYELEYQRRATNLDKCTAELWRMERARDKNVREMKENVMRLRSEMQAFVSESQREAELEEKRRYRFLAEKHQMLYNTLLQFYSRARGMIQTKAPQWKEQLEASRNPSNSHSQGLLAASHSQGYPSGRLTPTHLEMPQRPLGDFASPMTGSRSSVFSPEPPEMRLSPQPEPPRRSLRRTPSASLLPTGRTSRSGSFGEAGSGSEGRRRSGMARVQAIVPHTTGANRTLLRFDPGDVITVLMPDAQNGWLYGKLEGSSTCGWFPEAYVKPLEDAREMQEPATRSFPLRSSHSMDDILDRPSTPSSSNYWPAAAQRSLPNPPPLSVGASSHQSGVATPVSSGSKKSGVFDQPPELFPRGTNPFATVKLRPTVTNDRSAPIIR from the exons CATTATCCAAAGCGGCTGAAGTGTATTTTAAGGCGATCGAGAAGATTGGGGAGCAAGCGCTGCAGAGCTCCACCTCACACGTGCTGG GTGAAATTCTGTTGCAGATGTCCAACACACAGAGACTCCTGAGCTCTGATTTGGAAGTTGTG GCTCAGACCTTCCACGTGGACCTGCTGCAGCACATGGAAAAGAACACCAAAATGGATGTGCAGTTCATCAGT GAGAGCCAGAAGCAGTATGAGCTGGAGTACCAGCGCAGAGCCACCAACCTGGATAAGTGCACGGCAGAGCTGTGGAGAATGGAGAGGGCCCGTGATAAAAATGTCCGGGAGATGAAG GAGAATGTGATGCGACTGCGCTCGGAGATGCAGGCGTTTGTCTCTGAGAGCCAGAGGGAggctgagctggaggagaaacGCCGCTACCGCTTTCTGGCTGAAAAGCACCAGATGCTCTACAACACTCTGCTCCAGTTTTACAGCAGG gctAGGGGCATGATCCAGACCAAGGCACCACAGTGGaaggagcagctggaggccagccgCAACCCCTCAAACAGCCACTCGCAGGGTCTTCTCGCAGCCTCCCACAGCCAGGGGTATCCATCGGGCCGGCTTACCCCCACCCACCTTGAGATG CCCCAGAGACCCCTTGGGGACTTTGCTTCCCCCATGACTGGGAGTAGATCCAGCGTCTTCTCTCCAGAGCCTCCAGAAATGAGACTGTCTCCTCAACCAGAGCCCCCCAGACGGTCACTGCGGAGGACACCATCAGCCA GTTTGCTCCCTACCGGCCGCACCTCCCGTTCGGGTTCCTTCGGCGAGGCCGGCAGCGGCAGcgaaggcaggaggaggagcgGCATGGCGAGAGTGCAGGCTATCGTGCCCCACACGACAGGTGCCAACCGGACCCTGCTACGGTTTGACCCCGGGGACGTCATCACGGTGCTGATGCCGGATGCGCAGAACGGATGGCTGTATGGCAAGCTGGAGGGCTCGTCCAC ATGCGGCTGGTTCCCTGAAGCTTATGTCAAGCCTCTGGAGGATGCGAGGGAGATGCAGGAGCCAGCCACCAG GTCCTTCCCGCTGCGAAGCAGTCACAGTATGGATGATATCCTGGACCGTCCCAGCACTCCCTCCTCTAGCAATTACtggcctgctgctgcccagcgcAGTTTGCCGAACCCACCTCCCCTCTCGGTGGGTGCCAGCAGTCACCAGAGTGGGGTGGCCACCCCGGTCAGTTCTGGCTCCAAG AAATCAGGAGTATTTGACCAGCCCCCCGAACTCTTCCCACG agGTACCAACCCCTTTGCCACAGTCAAGCTGCGTCCCACGGTCACCAACGACCGCTCGGCACCCATCATCCGATGA
- the BAIAP2L2 gene encoding brain-specific angiogenesis inhibitor 1-associated protein 2-like protein 2 isoform X2, producing MLVGSVTEGDRDLGACSQGWGSWVPVLAPEILRFISTLVPFKMKRKESQKQYELEYQRRATNLDKCTAELWRMERARDKNVREMKENVMRLRSEMQAFVSESQREAELEEKRRYRFLAEKHQMLYNTLLQFYSRARGMIQTKAPQWKEQLEASRNPSNSHSQGLLAASHSQGYPSGRLTPTHLEMPQRPLGDFASPMTGSRSSVFSPEPPEMRLSPQPEPPRRSLRRTPSASLLPTGRTSRSGSFGEAGSGSEGRRRSGMARVQAIVPHTTGANRTLLRFDPGDVITVLMPDAQNGWLYGKLEGSSTCGWFPEAYVKPLEDAREMQEPATRSFPLRSSHSMDDILDRPSTPSSSNYWPAAAQRSLPNPPPLSVGASSHQSGVATPVSSGSKKSGVFDQPPELFPRGTNPFATVKLRPTVTNDRSAPIIR from the exons ATGCTGGTGGGTAGTGTCACAGAGGGAGACAGAGACCTGGGGGCTtgctcccagggctgggggagctgggtgcCAGTTCTAGCTCCTGAGATCTTGAGGTTCATCAGCACCCTGGTGCCctttaaaatgaagagaaag GAGAGCCAGAAGCAGTATGAGCTGGAGTACCAGCGCAGAGCCACCAACCTGGATAAGTGCACGGCAGAGCTGTGGAGAATGGAGAGGGCCCGTGATAAAAATGTCCGGGAGATGAAG GAGAATGTGATGCGACTGCGCTCGGAGATGCAGGCGTTTGTCTCTGAGAGCCAGAGGGAggctgagctggaggagaaacGCCGCTACCGCTTTCTGGCTGAAAAGCACCAGATGCTCTACAACACTCTGCTCCAGTTTTACAGCAGG gctAGGGGCATGATCCAGACCAAGGCACCACAGTGGaaggagcagctggaggccagccgCAACCCCTCAAACAGCCACTCGCAGGGTCTTCTCGCAGCCTCCCACAGCCAGGGGTATCCATCGGGCCGGCTTACCCCCACCCACCTTGAGATG CCCCAGAGACCCCTTGGGGACTTTGCTTCCCCCATGACTGGGAGTAGATCCAGCGTCTTCTCTCCAGAGCCTCCAGAAATGAGACTGTCTCCTCAACCAGAGCCCCCCAGACGGTCACTGCGGAGGACACCATCAGCCA GTTTGCTCCCTACCGGCCGCACCTCCCGTTCGGGTTCCTTCGGCGAGGCCGGCAGCGGCAGcgaaggcaggaggaggagcgGCATGGCGAGAGTGCAGGCTATCGTGCCCCACACGACAGGTGCCAACCGGACCCTGCTACGGTTTGACCCCGGGGACGTCATCACGGTGCTGATGCCGGATGCGCAGAACGGATGGCTGTATGGCAAGCTGGAGGGCTCGTCCAC ATGCGGCTGGTTCCCTGAAGCTTATGTCAAGCCTCTGGAGGATGCGAGGGAGATGCAGGAGCCAGCCACCAG GTCCTTCCCGCTGCGAAGCAGTCACAGTATGGATGATATCCTGGACCGTCCCAGCACTCCCTCCTCTAGCAATTACtggcctgctgctgcccagcgcAGTTTGCCGAACCCACCTCCCCTCTCGGTGGGTGCCAGCAGTCACCAGAGTGGGGTGGCCACCCCGGTCAGTTCTGGCTCCAAG AAATCAGGAGTATTTGACCAGCCCCCCGAACTCTTCCCACG agGTACCAACCCCTTTGCCACAGTCAAGCTGCGTCCCACGGTCACCAACGACCGCTCGGCACCCATCATCCGATGA
- the PICK1 gene encoding PRKCA-binding protein isoform X2: MPGPGPGGPRVRAGEGAGDGGGRGGGRQRQRGAVGEALRPPVVGGVGFGGKPARKAAATRIWSKHFQTHRLRLTKKMFADLDYDIEEDKLGIPTVPGTVTLKKDSQNLIGISIGGGAQYCPCLYIVQVFDNTPAALDGTVAAGDEITGVNGKSVKGKTKVEVAKMIQMVKGEVTIHYNKLQADPKQGKSLDIVLKKVKHRLVENMSSGTADALGLSRAILCNDGLVKRLEELERTAELYKGLTEHTKSLLRAFFELSQTHRAFGDVFSVIGVREPQPAASEAFVKFADAHRNIEKFGIHLLKTIKPMLTDLNTYLNKAIPDTRLTIKKYLDVKFEYLLREVFGAAALRQVNMAASLPTSILPTIRLFFPALYLLPPHTFLVPFPQTVDECSVFLFLMLYLSKVFAPVI, encoded by the exons ATGCCGGGCCCTGGCCCCGGTGGGCCGCGGGTCCGGGCCGGTGAGGGGGCGGGAGATGGCGGCGGACGCGGTGGCGGCAGGCAGCGGCAAAGGGGAGCTGTCGGTGAAGCCCTTCGCCCACCGGTGGTCGGTGGGGTTGGATTTGGCGGTAAACCGGCGCGGAAGGCGGCCGCCACG AGAATTTGGAGTAAGCATTTTCAGACTCACAGGCTCCGCTTAAccaaaaaaatgtttgcagatttGGACTATGATATTGAGGAAGATAAGCT GGGGATCCCCACTGTACCTGGGACAGTGACCCTGAAGAAGGACTCTCAGAACCTGATTGGGATCAGCATTGGGGGAGGAGCACAGTACTGCCCCTGTCTCTACATTGTCCAG GTATTTGATAACACTCCAGCAGCCTTAGATGGCACCGTAGCAGCTGGTGATGAAATCACAGGAGTGAATGGGAAGTCTGTCAAAGGGAAGACCAAGGTGGAGGTGGCCAAGATGATACAGATGGTAAAG GGAGAAGTGACGATACACTACAACAAGCTTCAGGCCGACCCAAAGCAGGGCAAGTCTTTGGATATCG TACTGAAGAAGGTAAAGCATCGACTGGTAGAGAACATGAGCTCAGGGACAGCGGATGCGCTGGGGTTAAGCCGAGCCATACTTTGCAATG ATGGACTGGTGAAGAGACTGGAGGAGCTAGAGAGGACTGCAGAGTTATACAAAG GCTTGACAGAACACACCAAGAGTCTTCTCAGGGCTTTCTTTGAGCTATCCCAGACACACAGAG CATTTGGAGACGTTTTCTCTGTCATTGGTGTACGGGAGCCACAACCGGCTGCCAGTGAAGCCTTTGTGAAATTTGCTGATGCCCACCGCAACATTGAGAAGTTTGGGATTCACCTCCTGAAAACAATTAAGCCG ATGCTTACTGACTTGAATACGTATCTAAATAAAGCCATTCCTGACACAAGGCTGACTATCAAAAAATACCTGGATGTCAAGTTTGAATATTTG CTGAGAGAAGTATTTGGAGCTGCAGCCCTAAGGCAAGTGAATATGGCAGCGTCTCTTCCCACATCAATCCTTCCCACAATTCGTCTTTTTTTCCCCGCTCTTTATTTATTGCCTCCTCATACTTTTCTGGTACCGTTTCCCCAAACAGTAGATGAATgcagtgtttttctcttccttatgTTATACTTATCTAAAGTATTTGCTcctgtaatataa
- the SLC16A8 gene encoding monocarboxylate transporter 3, translating into MGRPDPEEGQLPAPVKPPDGGWGWIVLLGCFVITGFSYAFPKAVSVYFKELMKDFHVGYSDTAWISSIMLAMLYGTGPVCSIMVNQFGCRPVMLIGGLLASSGMILASFTTNIIELYLTAGVLTGLGMALNFQPSLIMLGTYFDKRRPLANGLAAAGSPVFLSSLSPLGQVLLEKFGWRGGFLIMGGLLLNCCTCGAVMRPLDMGMKRKMEKAQDKYEAKEMLPIGGKSEEGISSADGTKKAKKAKKKPKKGKKLLDFSIFSNRGFIIYTISKFILVLGLFVPPILLVNYAKDTGVPDTEAAFLLSIIGFIDIFARPACGMVAGLKWVRPHVAYLFSFSMLFNGLTDICSARASNYTGLVIFCVFFGISYGMVGALQFEVLMAIVGSQKFSSAIGLVLLIEAFAVLIGPPSAGRLVDALKNYEVIFYLAGSEVVLSALFLAMATYCCLNRGKKKEPPPEKNPSAGGGSDTEEAESDVQEAEEHSSDNHQPVHSTDKAVVVASEEANHVAEEQSREGGGCPEGDGEVLAQDSCNADQMVERDRF; encoded by the exons ATGGGGAGACCTGACCCAGAGGAagggcagctcccagctcctgtgAAGCCCCCGGATGGTGGCTGGGGCTGGATCGTGCTCCTCGGCTGCTTTGTGATCACCGGCTTCTCCTATGCCTTCCCAAAAGCCGTCAGTGTCTACTTCAAGGAGCTCATGAAAGATTTCCACGTGGGCTACAGTGACACAGCCTGGATCTCCTCCATCATGCTGGCCATGCTCTACGGGACAG GACCAGTATGCAGCATCATGGTGAACCAGTTTGGCTGCCGGCCCGTGATGCTCATCGGTGGACTGCTAGCTTCCTCTGGGATGATCCTGGCATCTTTTACTACCAATATCATTGAGCTTTATCTGACAGCTGGCGTGCTGACAG GTCTGGGTATGGCGTTGAACTTCCAGCCCTCGCTGATCATGCTGGGCACCTACTTTGACAAGCGTCGGCCTCTTGCCAATggactggctgctgctgggagccctgtcttcctttcctccctctctccactgGGGCAAGTGCTACTGGAGAAGTTTGGTTGGCGAGGTGGGTTCCTTATCATGGGGGGCCTTCTGCTTAACTGCTGCACTTGTGGGGCTGTCATGAGACCCCTGGATATGGGCATGAAGCGGAAGATGGAGAAAGCTCAGGACAAATATGAAGCCAAGGAGATGCTGCCCATAGGAGGGAAATCAGAAGAGGGAATCAGCTCTGCTGATGGAACCAAGAAAGCCAAGAAAGCCAAGAAGAAGcccaagaaaggaaagaagcttcTGGATTTTAGTATCTTTTCCAACCGAGGGTTTATCATTTACACTATTTCAAAGTTCATCCTGGTCTTAGGTCTCTTCGTGCCCCCCATATTGCTGGTCAACTACGCCAAGGACACGGGTGTACCAGACACAGAGGCCGCATTCTTGCTCTCCATCATTGGTTTCATAGACATCTTTGCCCGCCCAGCCTGCGGCATGGTGGCAGGTTTGAAGTGGGTTCGCCCTCATGTGGCGTACCTGTTCAGCTTCTCTATGCTCTTCAACGGCTTGACAGACATCTGCAGTGCCAGGGCTAGCAATTACACGGGGCTGGTCATCTTCTGTGTCTTTTTTGGCATCTCGTACGGCATGGTGGGAGCACTGCAGTTCGAGGTGCTGATGGCCATCGTTGGCTCCCAGAAGTTCTCCAGCGCCATCGGGCTGGTCCTACTTATTGAGGCTTTCGCGGTGCTCATCGGTCCACCCTCTGCAG GCCGCTTGGTTGATGCTCTCAAGAACTACGAGGTGATCTTCTACCTGGCAGGCTCAGAGGTAGTGCTCTCTGCTCTCTTCCTGGCCATGGCCACCTACTGCTGCCTGAAccgagggaagaagaaggaaccTCCCCCGGAGAAGAATCCctccgcgggcggcgggagcgaCACCGAGGAAGCAGAGTCCGACGTACAAGAAGCCGAGGAGCACAGCAGCGACAACCACCAGCCGGTCCACAGCACTGACAAGGCCGTGGTGGTGGCCAGCGAGGAGGCCAACCACgtggcagaggagcagagcagggagggaggagggtgtCCCGAAGGGGATGGGGAGGTTTTGGCACAAGACAGCTGCAACGCTGACCAGATGGTGGAGAGGGACAGGTTTTAG
- the PICK1 gene encoding PRKCA-binding protein isoform X1: MFADLDYDIEEDKLGIPTVPGTVTLKKDSQNLIGISIGGGAQYCPCLYIVQVFDNTPAALDGTVAAGDEITGVNGKSVKGKTKVEVAKMIQMVKGEVTIHYNKLQADPKQGKSLDIVLKKVKHRLVENMSSGTADALGLSRAILCNDGLVKRLEELERTAELYKGLTEHTKSLLRAFFELSQTHRAFGDVFSVIGVREPQPAASEAFVKFADAHRNIEKFGIHLLKTIKPMLTDLNTYLNKAIPDTRLTIKKYLDVKFEYLSYCLKVKEMDDEEYSCIALGEPLYRVSTGNYEYRLILRCRQEARTRFAKMRKDVLEKIELLDQKHVQDIVFQLQRFVSTMSKYYDDCYVVLRDADVFPIEVDLARTTLNYGQKDTYTDGAEEEEGGSEREGSGKEDANGEKLIDDA, encoded by the exons atgtttgcagatttGGACTATGATATTGAGGAAGATAAGCT GGGGATCCCCACTGTACCTGGGACAGTGACCCTGAAGAAGGACTCTCAGAACCTGATTGGGATCAGCATTGGGGGAGGAGCACAGTACTGCCCCTGTCTCTACATTGTCCAG GTATTTGATAACACTCCAGCAGCCTTAGATGGCACCGTAGCAGCTGGTGATGAAATCACAGGAGTGAATGGGAAGTCTGTCAAAGGGAAGACCAAGGTGGAGGTGGCCAAGATGATACAGATGGTAAAG GGAGAAGTGACGATACACTACAACAAGCTTCAGGCCGACCCAAAGCAGGGCAAGTCTTTGGATATCG TACTGAAGAAGGTAAAGCATCGACTGGTAGAGAACATGAGCTCAGGGACAGCGGATGCGCTGGGGTTAAGCCGAGCCATACTTTGCAATG ATGGACTGGTGAAGAGACTGGAGGAGCTAGAGAGGACTGCAGAGTTATACAAAG GCTTGACAGAACACACCAAGAGTCTTCTCAGGGCTTTCTTTGAGCTATCCCAGACACACAGAG CATTTGGAGACGTTTTCTCTGTCATTGGTGTACGGGAGCCACAACCGGCTGCCAGTGAAGCCTTTGTGAAATTTGCTGATGCCCACCGCAACATTGAGAAGTTTGGGATTCACCTCCTGAAAACAATTAAGCCG ATGCTTACTGACTTGAATACGTATCTAAATAAAGCCATTCCTGACACAAGGCTGACTATCAAAAAATACCTGGATGTCAAGTTTGAATATTTG TCTTACTGCCTGAAAGTCAAAGAGATGGACGATGAAGAGTACAGCTGCATT GCTCTGGGTGAACCCCTCTACCGGGTCAGCACTGGGAACTATGAATACCGCCTTATCCTACGTTGCCGGCAGGAGGCTCGCACACGCTTTGCCAAGATGAGGAAGGACGTGCTAGAGAAAATAGAGCTCCTGGACCAGAAACACG TGCAGGACATCGTGTTCCAGCTCCAGCGTTTTGTCTCCACGATGTCCAAGTACTATGACGACTGCTACGTCGTGCTCCGAGATGCAGACGTCTTTCCCATTGAGGTGGACCTTGCCCGAACTACTCTCAACTATGGGCAGAAGGACACGTACACGGATGgggcagaagaagaagaaggaggaagcgAGAGAGAGGGTAGCGGGAAGGAGGACGCAAATGGTGAAAAGCTCATTGATGATGCCTGA